The Arachis hypogaea cultivar Tifrunner chromosome 16, arahy.Tifrunner.gnm2.J5K5, whole genome shotgun sequence genome contains a region encoding:
- the LOC140179743 gene encoding uncharacterized protein isoform X1, protein MLLSHHAFGKALLVHTPHNQKPAILLLLIIQKKDKIMKEEEGENITKTRRSRESFNDCGAANGVGVVAATVMANNNNNNHNNNSNKGNYNYKFWVLAAIIVLALWSMFTGSVTLKWSASNLTRFSHDLDHSITLQDLDVLEVEEREKVVRRMWEVYTHSTTAKVPRFWSDAFHAAYEHLVSDVPTIRDAAISEIAKMSIQFLSLQQQLPIQLQSESNIRVSRKMKEEQESSWGAKIGTKQ, encoded by the exons ATGTTACTTTCCCATCATGCTTTTGGGAAAGCACTTTTAGTACACACCCCACATAACCAAAAACctgcaatattattattattaataattcagAAGAAAGATAAGAtcatgaaggaagaagaaggagaaaacatCACAAAAACAAGAAGGAGTAGAGAGAGTTTCAATGATTGTGGTGCTGCTAATGGTGTTGGTGTAGTAGCAGCAACAGTTAtggcaaacaacaacaacaataatcataataataatagtaataagggTAACTACAACTACAAATTCTGGGTTTTAGCTGCAATAATTGTTCTTGCACTATGGTCAATGTTCACTGGCTCTGTCACACTCAAATGGTCTGCTTCAAACCTCACAAGATTCTCACATGACTTGGATCATTCTATCACTCTTCAAGATCTTGATGTCTTG GaagtggaggagagggagaaagtgGTGCGGCGGATGTGGGAGGTTTACACCCACAGCACCACCGCGAAGGTGCCGCGATTTTGGTCAGATGCATTTCATGCTGCCTATGAACATTTGGTGAGTGATGTACCTACAATTAGAGATGCTGCCATCTCAGAAATTGCTAAGATGTCTATCCAATTTCTCAGTTTGCAGCAGCAACTTCCAATTCAGCTTCAATCTGAATCT AAC